AAACGGCCTACGCGATCACGCATGCGCAGAACGTCGAACAGGTCCTCGTTGCTTACCAGGCCGAGACGGGCGCGCTGGATCTGAGCGCGCTGAAGGCGCACGAAGGCACGGATATCACGGCCGTGGTCATCGCCCAGCCCAACTTCTTCGGGCAGTACGAAGACGTGGACGCGATCACCGATTGGGCGCATGCCCAGGGCGCGCTGGTGGTGGCGGTGGTGAACCCGACCTCGCTGGCGCTGCTCAAGCCGCCCGGCGAGTGGGGCGAGACCGGTGCCGACATCGTGGTCGGTGAAGGCCAGCCACTGGGTGCGCCGCTTTCGTCCGGTGGGCCGTACTTCGGTTTCATGTGCAGCAAACAGGCCTTCGTGCGCCAGATGCCGGGACGTATCGTCGGCCGCACCGTGGATCTGGACGGCAAGCCCGGCTTCACGCTGACCTTGCAGGCGCGCGAACAGCACATCCGCCGCTCCAAGGCCACGTCCAACATCTGTACCAATCAGGGCCTGCTGGTCACGGCGGCCACGATCTACATGGCGATCACCGGTCCGGAAGGCCTGGCCCGTACTGCGTCCGCCAGCACCGCCAATCTTCAGGCCCTGCGTCAGGCCTTGTGTGCAATCGACGGTGTCGAGGCGGTGTTCGCGCCGGCCGGTTTCCACGAATGCGTGATTCGCCTGAACCAGCCGGTGGCGCCGGTGTTGGAGAAGCTCGCGAATCTGGGCATCGTCGGCGGTTTCGACCTGAGCCGGCACTATCCGGAATTGGGCAACGCGCTGCTGATCTGCGCCACCGAAACCAAGACGGAGCAGGACATCAAGCAGTACGCCGACGCGCTGTCGGCGACCCTTCAATGAACATTTGTACCGTTTACAAGGAGTACAGACGATGAGTGCCGTAACCCTTAGAGGCCAGGAGATTCAGGTCTTCGGCGAGATGCTGCCAGTGGGCAGCGACGCGCCCGGACTGCGCTTGGTCGGTCTCGATCTGGCCGATGTGACGCTGCATGACTTTGCCGGCAAGAAGAAGCTGCTGAACATCTTCCCGTCGATCGATACGCCGACCTGCGCGATGTCCGTGCGCAAGTTCAACGAGCGCGCTGCGGTGATCGACGGTGCTGCCGTGCTGTGCGTCTCCGCTGATCTGCCGTTTGCGCAGAAACGTTTCTGCGGTGCGGAGGGCATCGCCAATGTCACCATGCTGTCGCTGATGCGTGGCCGTCAGTTCGCCAAGGACTACGGCCTGCTGATCGAAACCGGGCCGATGGCCGGACTCACTGCGCGTGCGGTGATCGTGCTGGATGTCGCCAACAAGGTCATCTATTCCGAACTGGTGTCCGAAATTGGCAGCGAGCCGGACTACGACGCCGCCCTGGCCGCCCTGGCCTGAGCCCGCAGCTTCCAAGAAAACCCATGAGCGAAAAGCTGATCTTCGAAGTCTCCCGTCCTGGCCGCGGTGCCTACGCGCAGCGGCCGCAGGCGGCGGTGGACGTCTCCGGCATCCCCGAAGCGCTGCGGCGCTGCAAGCCGCCCGCTTTGCCGGAGGTTTCCGAGTTGCAGGCGGTGCGCCACTACACGCGCCTGTCGCAGCTCAACTTCAGCATCGACACCCATTTCTATCCGCTGGGTTCGTGCACGATGAAGTACAACCCGCGCGCCTGTAACACCCTGGCGATGCTGCCGGAGTTTCTGCACCGGCATCCGCTGGCGCCGGTCGCGCATTCGCAGGGCTTTCTGAGCTGCATGTACGATCTTCAGGAAATCCTCAAGGATGTGACCGGCATGGCCGGCGTCTCGCTGACGCCGATGGCCGGCGCCCAGGGCGAGTTCGCCGGGGTGGCGATGATCCGTGCCTATCACCGCTCACGCGGCGATACCGCGCGCACCGAAATTCTGGTGCCGGATGCCGCGCACGGCACCAATCCGGCGACGGCGACGATGCTCGGCCTCAAGGTGCGCGAGATTCCGACCACCGACGATGGCGACGTGGACTTTGACGCACTGAAGGCCGCCGTGGGTCCGCAGACGGCCGGCATCATGCTGACCAATCCGTCGACGCTGGGCGTGTTCGAGCGCCGCATCAAGGAGATCGCCAAACTCGTGCATGAAGCCGGTGGACTTCTGTACTACGACGGCGCCAACCTCAACGCGATTCTCGGCAAGGTGCGGCCCGGCGACATGGGTTTCGACGTGATCCACATGAACCTGCACAAGACCTTCTCCACGCCGCACGGTGGCGGCGGGCCGGGCGCCGGGGCGGTCGGCGTGTCCAAGCGTCTGCTGCCGTTCATGCCGATTCCTGTCGTCGGCCAGTCCGATGATGGGCGCTATCGCTGGCTCGACGAGAATGACCTGCCGCAGTCGATTGGCCGTCTGTCGGCGTTCATGGGCAATGCCGGCGTGCTGTTGCGCGCCTACATCTATGCGCGCCTGTTGGGGCGCGAGGGCATGCACCGCGTGGCCGAATTCGCGGCGCTCAATGCCAACTACATGCAGGCAAGGCTGCGCGAGCAGGGCTTCGACCTCGCGTTTCCGACGCGCCGCGCCTCGCACGAATTCATCATCACGCTCAAGAAGCAGAAGCAGGCGCTCGACCTCACCGCCACCGATGTCGCCAAGCGCCTGCTCGACTACGGATTCCATGCACCCACGATCTACTTCCCGCTGCTGGTGCCGGAATGCCTGCTGATCGAGCCGACCGAGAGCGAGGACAAGGAATCGCTGGACGCCTTCGTCGATGCCATGGTTGCGATCTGGGACGAGGCCAAGACCGATATCACCAAGCTCAAGGGTGCGCCGTATACGATGCCGGTGCGGCGCCTGGATGACGTGCGCGCCGCACGCCAACTCGACCTGCGCTGGCAGCCGGCCGCCTGATCGGGGCGAATCTTCAATTCACGCAGCGACGGCTGGTAGAGCTGGCGCCGATGGCACAACGGACAGAAAGGAAGGGGAAACGATGTCGGTACTGATCTGCGGCTCCGTCGCCTATGACACGATCATGGTCTATCCGGGCCATTTCAAGAACGAAATTCTTCCGGACAAGGTGCACATGCTCAATGTGTCGTTCCTGGTTCCGCAGATGCGTCGCGAGTTCGGCGGCTGCGCCGGCAATATCGCCTACAACCTGCAGCTGCTTGGGGGTGTGGGTACACCGGTCGCCACGGTCGGCGAGGATTTCGCCAACTACGCCGAGTGGATGGACAAGCACGGCGTGCCGCGTGAATTCGTCAAGGAAATGCCGGGCACGCTGACGGCGCACGGCCATGTCGTGACCGATCTCGATGACAACCAGATCTGGGCGTTTCACCCCGGCGCGATGTCCGATTCGCACGCGCAGAGCCTGTCGACCGAGGGTGTGAAGCTCGGCACGGTGTCGCCGGACGGGCGCGAAGGCATGTTGCTGCACGCGCAGCAGTTTGCCGATGCCGGTGTCCCATTCCTGTTCGATCCCGGGCAGGGCATGCCACTGTTCGATTCCGAGGAGCTGACACACTTCCTGGAACTGGCGAGCTATTGCGCCGTCAACGACTACGAAGCCGAGATGTTCATGTCGCGCACCGGGCTCAGCCTTGCGGAAATGGCGCAGCGCGTGGACACCCTGATCGTGACCCGCGGCGGCAAAGGTTCAATGATCTACAACAAGGGCAAGCTCATCGAAGTGCCGTGCGCCAAGGCCGAGTCGCTGGCCGACCCCACCGGCTGTGGCGATGCCTACCGCGCCGGCCTGCTGTACGGATTGCTCCACGGCAAGGACTGGGAGACCACCGGCCGCATTGCCTCCTTGCTGGGCGCGATGAAGATCGAACGCCCCGGCACGCAAAACCATCGTTTCACGCCGGAGAGTTTCCGCGCGCGATTCAAGAAGGAATTCCGCTACGACCTGAGCTGAGTCGCCAGATCGTCAATAGCCCCTGATCTCGGTCCGGCGCGCCCAGCGGGAGCAGTGACCGGTACGGCCGGTAGGTGCGTGAATCGACGCTCGCCGCCCAGACGCGTCCATCATCCGGTCACCCGGCCGTCGCGGTCGATGGTTTCCAGCATCGGGTGCGCTCGGGTTCTGCGGCTCACGCAAGCTGTCATGGTGGGCCGCCATATCCAGACTAGACTGTGGCGCATCGCCGGAGTTCGGAGTGACCTTGTGCCTAAAGTGATCAATCTCAAACAGGCCCGCAAGCGCAAGCAGCGGACAGACAAGGCCGCACAGGCCACC
The Gammaproteobacteria bacterium DNA segment above includes these coding regions:
- the gcvPA gene encoding aminomethyl-transferring glycine dehydrogenase subunit GcvPA, translated to MPFIPHTEDDIKSMLGAIGASSLDALFDEIPAELKAVGLTQVPPSLPEMAVARLMHGRAAIDGAPLNFVGAGAYEHHIPAAVWEITTRGEFYSAYTPYQAEASQGTLQVLYEFQSMMTALTGMDVSNASLYDGASALGEGLLMAMRANGKSRSGRVLMPASVHPYYRETAYAITHAQNVEQVLVAYQAETGALDLSALKAHEGTDITAVVIAQPNFFGQYEDVDAITDWAHAQGALVVAVVNPTSLALLKPPGEWGETGADIVVGEGQPLGAPLSSGGPYFGFMCSKQAFVRQMPGRIVGRTVDLDGKPGFTLTLQAREQHIRRSKATSNICTNQGLLVTAATIYMAITGPEGLARTASASTANLQALRQALCAIDGVEAVFAPAGFHECVIRLNQPVAPVLEKLANLGIVGGFDLSRHYPELGNALLICATETKTEQDIKQYADALSATLQ
- a CDS encoding carbohydrate kinase family protein, encoding MSVLICGSVAYDTIMVYPGHFKNEILPDKVHMLNVSFLVPQMRREFGGCAGNIAYNLQLLGGVGTPVATVGEDFANYAEWMDKHGVPREFVKEMPGTLTAHGHVVTDLDDNQIWAFHPGAMSDSHAQSLSTEGVKLGTVSPDGREGMLLHAQQFADAGVPFLFDPGQGMPLFDSEELTHFLELASYCAVNDYEAEMFMSRTGLSLAEMAQRVDTLIVTRGGKGSMIYNKGKLIEVPCAKAESLADPTGCGDAYRAGLLYGLLHGKDWETTGRIASLLGAMKIERPGTQNHRFTPESFRARFKKEFRYDLS
- the gcvPB gene encoding aminomethyl-transferring glycine dehydrogenase subunit GcvPB, with amino-acid sequence MSEKLIFEVSRPGRGAYAQRPQAAVDVSGIPEALRRCKPPALPEVSELQAVRHYTRLSQLNFSIDTHFYPLGSCTMKYNPRACNTLAMLPEFLHRHPLAPVAHSQGFLSCMYDLQEILKDVTGMAGVSLTPMAGAQGEFAGVAMIRAYHRSRGDTARTEILVPDAAHGTNPATATMLGLKVREIPTTDDGDVDFDALKAAVGPQTAGIMLTNPSTLGVFERRIKEIAKLVHEAGGLLYYDGANLNAILGKVRPGDMGFDVIHMNLHKTFSTPHGGGGPGAGAVGVSKRLLPFMPIPVVGQSDDGRYRWLDENDLPQSIGRLSAFMGNAGVLLRAYIYARLLGREGMHRVAEFAALNANYMQARLREQGFDLAFPTRRASHEFIITLKKQKQALDLTATDVAKRLLDYGFHAPTIYFPLLVPECLLIEPTESEDKESLDAFVDAMVAIWDEAKTDITKLKGAPYTMPVRRLDDVRAARQLDLRWQPAA
- the tpx gene encoding thiol peroxidase; amino-acid sequence: MSAVTLRGQEIQVFGEMLPVGSDAPGLRLVGLDLADVTLHDFAGKKKLLNIFPSIDTPTCAMSVRKFNERAAVIDGAAVLCVSADLPFAQKRFCGAEGIANVTMLSLMRGRQFAKDYGLLIETGPMAGLTARAVIVLDVANKVIYSELVSEIGSEPDYDAALAALA